The genome window TTTGTTATTTGTATATTCCCTCATCGTTCACAGCGCTCCATGCCTATTTCACGCATATACCACATCCTTACACACTTCCAATAGGTTAGTTATTTTTTGTCTACACTAGAAATTACCTAGAAATAATTTATATGGCAAAACAACATTTTCCGGGTCATCTCGTATTATATAAAGTATGTTACAAAGCGAATACCATctttcattcatattttttacGTTACGTAAGAATTTGATTTTGTTAATTGAATTTGGTAACAGATTAATTTCAATTGTAATGTAGGTAATTTGAATTGGAAAAATGTTAGCTTCATTTAGAAATTCCTAAATTTGATTTCGAAAAATGCTAATTTCTTTtcttatggttgccattcaccccttggtggggtatagcgcatcatcgctcgcggttacctgaaatacgcttcagctccccTCACTTCTCGAGACGCACGCACTCCTCCTCTGCTGTCCTGCCTCAGGTGCTCTTGGGACGACCAACTCATTTCGGGATAATGTCAAGCCAGCGCACTCTGCTGGCATGACCCAGCATGAGTGtcaatggagttcactttccatgtgctgctcccatatagcaacacagaaagaacaccagctcAAAACAGTCTCAATTTCATTTTGAAAGTCGTAAACCTGTTTTGGATGGGAGCCGTTAATctgatttggaaaattattaAGTTCACCTGGGATGTCGCTAAATTGAGATGGAAAAGGCAAATATGGAGCGTTACGTAAGGTAAGGTGAAAATCCGTTTAGATTGATAGATACTCTTAAACGGTAGTGCACATTCCGTATCAGACCACTTATTGTTAAAATAAGACGAAATAATTTGATCGAAAAATTCCTGAAATTCATTCAGAAAATTATTCATCAAAATCGATTTTGTCGTCTTCAAAATAATCTCAATCGACTGCCTGTAGTTCTTCTAATCCTACAAACATTTTGTATTCGGTGGCTGTTAGATTGTATTATAGCACTGTGCGACGCTGGGTTATCGTGGTGCATAAATTACTTACATATGGACCCTTTTGCTTTCACAAATTGCTTCATCCCATAATGCCAAAATAATACTCCTTTttcctttctaaaaaaaaattcaaggtaCAGAGGACCGTGGTTATCGATAAAAACCGTGAGGATCATCCTCCTTTTTGACGGAAAACCACGTGTatcttaagattttgtgttgttaaaatcgattcaatcaatcaatgtttgtctgtcacatccgattcaCTCgtaaacggctgaaccgattgtcacgaaatttgttgagacTCTCTGGTCATCAGCATTTTGCGTTGGGATAAATGGAAGCTCCCCACAAAcgcgaaagggggtgtacacttttttcaacaaatgtaggcgtgtggggtgtcaaacgaaagagctcgattagtacttttcgaaactaattcTTGATATTGGGCGAAACACagtggagtgagggctcaaaatgtgtgaattcaaaagtgaaacaggtgtcgttctcggaacctatcctaacgaaaaatctgacaaaaattaacaatggtgcacctatacgaaatctatgcctcaaaatacatcctgtttCCATGCCgccacaaacaaagttaataatagtatattaccatattttagaaatttacccgtaaacaccccttaagttcatcctaaaaatacaaaatgggTGGCggtataggcgataatatagaacACAATTTTGGCAAGTTTGAATGCAATCTAACTATGATTATCAAAGGTATTGAAGGTCAAATTTCGCATTTCaactaaatttattgcactctaggatgtgtatgacgtcatgactacataaagtgaacttatatgaacggcggataccatggagacattttaattttcctttcttagctgtttttagttatttgtatatcggtATCAATTACTGGAAAAAAACATGCACGTGCTAGTGTACAATAAGATGGGCACGTGTGTACGTTAGTGCCAGCGGTATTTAATTTACGGTATGCGGTAAtgagcaatgtttgtttatttaagatGTGCTTGGAGTTTGACaatatataaaggaatattttgctttAGCACGAATGGAAAACCGTGCTTGGGGCGTTCCTTACATAAGATGGGCAcagaacctttatacccgaagcgcccagcttccggtatcccgacttgtttctatctgttgtaggttaacctCGTcgcatttactaataatattgaacgcCTAGTatgaagcatatgaggttgactattatcaatacagtaatttcagatgaaattatttgagcaaatggcATTTTAGAAAATAGAGGACAATTTTTAAgtatgtacacacggaactgtAATGCACTCAttgttcctcacataggaaaacacaaaacctcttatacctgaagcgttgagcttccggtttcccggcttgttttatTTTAGCTTGATGCAACAAGACAACCTAAGTAATTGACCAAAATGATCGATGCTGTTCCTTTATCTATCTCTGATGGTTTATCCATTTCCTTCACTTTGGCAATATCTTCTTAGGTTTTCACTATCAGTGATTCGTCACAgaagccatcatcatcaaccccaTGAAGGGTTCGTATCACTGATAAACAAATGTTTTTTTCCGATACGCTTTTCTAATGGATTTAATGGATCGTTTTAATTTGATTCGCATCACAGGCACCTCATCTTCGTATTCTTTCGTTTTCGTCTTAAATTATAtttgtttttgtgaaaaaaagatattaaattattaaaacaaaatgaaatgtGACGCACTAAATCTGTGCGCTAAATTTGCTTATGAAAGAAAACTATAAAATGCGCTTTCATAATCACAAGCTGACTAAAACGAAAGGTCATGGAATTAATGCTGATTATGTTTATAATCATTTTtattaaacaaattttaaatcATTCACAGCAGTTCACCTAAAACGAGCTCTACATCTCAACCTTTTcctaaaaaatattcaatatttccGCATATTATATCTGAAATTTAGTTGTTGTTAACGAAATATTATAATTcagtattttatatttataattctATCCAATTCTCTTTTGCTCGTTTATGTATGTAAGAAAATGACCCAAGCCAtcatttttgtgaataatattggAGTTATTTGTTGGTTTCTTTTTGTTGTTCAGTTTTAGCATGATGCCCTGTATTCTGCAGGATAATGAAATCAGATTTTATTTCCATTAAACGATGAATTTAAGAAAGAATTTCCGCATAAAAATGAATGTAAAGATTAAACGATTgcttatcttttttattttttgaatattcgAATGGCTAAGATAGTTGTTTCATTTCAAAATGACATTTCTCATAAGTAAAATCTTTCGTTAGTTCACTATAAAAATCGAATCAATACTTTTCTGATTAATATTAGGAAAGCAGAATATGAAGCTCGCACCTAGTTTGATTAAATATTATCTTTACAATTTTGCATTTGTGTTTATTAAGTCTAAAGTCAATCAATAAAATGAGGAAAATTTTGATGTTAGGAGAAATgaatggaacattttttttcaaatcatctCTAACTCTCAAAAGATATTAGGACATCGCGACCAATCTTGCTTTTCTTTCGATTCCCAGTAACTACCTCGATACACATAAATTAGGTTATCTGTTCCCTCTTCCCGTTGCTTTTTAAACCAAAGTGGTTCATATGGAGGGTAAGGACGACCTTCGGCAGCTGCCTGCTCCGCCTCAGCCTCTCGTTGTCGACGCGATGAACGCTGCTTTTCTTCCAACCTGCCAAAAAAATCGGAATGATTCGATGAATAATATCAGGACCTGCAAGCAAAATACCTCATCTTCTCTTGATTACTTTCATTCCACATCCCTTCTTCCATAAGACGTTGATCAGGCCTTAAACGACTGTCAGTCGGAGCAACACCAGGCTCAGGCTCATTGAGTTGACACGCCAAAATggtaaagttataatacctttagaacataataatttaattgaatATAGGCTTAAGAAGGAAGCTACATACTTATCACTATCTGTCGGAGGTAATCGTCTGGACCAGATTGTTTTATATACTCCAGTTTTATATACAGGGCTATCAGTTGTCCCCGACGTGGATATTACGGGGGCAATTTCTATTTTGTTATCCCATGTTCCATTTATTACCCATTTTACCTCGTTTTCTCTGTTCATAACAACCCCCTTCACTCTCCTTTGTGATTCTCGGGTAAAATAGGAATAAGGTACATACTTAAGATGGCATTTAATTCCTTTCGCTGCATTCTGCCCTACAATTTCCATATCACCATGATGATCTACCCATAATTTGCCCACAATTATATTGTGAATGGTGGTTGTAACCTAAACAAACGTATCTGTCAgctaattttttaatattttttattatattaaataataattcaCCTTTCTCCACATATACTTATTTCCACTATTGGTGAAGTCCACTTTAGCAAGGCCAAGCGGTATCACCTGCAAATATTTCCCTCTAAATTTGCTTGTCATTGTAAACTCTTGCCAGCATATCCAACTGCGCCCTTCGCAATGCATCGCTGCCATTGGTGGGTGATGCGACACCTGCTCTGCTATACAACGCCAACCTAGATCATCCATCCGATCACAATCGTATGTTTCCCCAAGAAGTGGATTGAATGGTTTCCCTGTTCGATTTGCTGTAGTAGAGTAGCTTGAAATTGTAAACGCCGCAACATAAGCCAATTGTTCGCAAGGATCTTTCATTTCTGCGGCTTTGTCGAGGAGTTCAGCATATTCGTAATCTTCCGTTAATCTGGAAATAAAGCAAACGTTAGACTATTTGGAATAGGAGTAAGTAAACATACCTTTGCAGCATTGACAGTGGTTCGTTGAAATTAACTGGCATTGGAATTTTTGACAACTCTTTCCCTATACAATTTTTCATAATAGACCATAAATTCAGCGGATAATTTGGTTTATCTGGAACTCTTGTTCTTCTCTTCCTTACTGGTTTACTTATATCTTTATTGTTAAGATTGCCCGTTGGTATAAGAGATTTGTCTGTTGCATCCATTATGTTTGTGTTTTCCTCTTGTGCTACTACCAAAACCTAGAAAGACATTAACAGTCGATTAGTGACATAACaccaaataacaataaaaaatagcTAACCAAAATTATAAATACCCTCAATTTAATGAATACAAAAAGGTGACATGATGGCATAGCAATTACTATTTAAGTTAGGTGAAGCAAAGGAGGTGACTATGACAGTTTAGAGGCAGCTCAAAGCCAAACTCGTCAAAAAAATCGTGTGGAAGAGAGCCTACTTGTTATATATAATCTTACCCAAAAAAAATCCAGTGAATAAATTTTCTTAAAGACACATATTCAGTTACTATGTTAAACTTTTATCATATTAATATTATGGCCGCGGTAAAATCAACATTGAATTTTGTAAGTGGGAATATGGGAATGGCTCCTATTCTCTCCTTTGGAGTATAACGTAGCCACATAATATTTTTCGTTCCAACTCGACTTAACACAAGACAAACGGGGCTTCGAGTTCGGAGCAATGAGATTGAGAAACTGACGACCTACAAATTCGGCTGCCGTGTCTTCAAAAAATAACAACATTAAGGCTCGTTTCACACGTATACTGTTCAATTTCGGTCGCGTTGACAAGTGTGCGGTCCGTTTCATACGTATACGGTTCAATTCGTTTTCGGTTCAGCTTTGGTCGCTACCGACGGTTTCGGTTTCAATTGGATATATATTCGGTAACTAATTAAGACAGTATAGCATTGAATGCTTCCACGGCACGAAGAGCTTTTAGTTTCACTTGCCGGCAATTAACTAAACAGAATCGAAAACTAACCGAATCGAACGCAACCGTATACGTGCCGAACGAGCCagaaattatatttttgttCGAAATGGGCGTTTTTTGGTACTTAATTGAAACCGTACAGCAGCGAATGGTTCCACGACACAAATAGGTTTTATCAGGTTACAATCCGGTTTGATTTCGTATGCAGGAAGCAAAGAACAATCAGAGGTTTCACAGACGCACGGTTCAGTTTCGGTTTTAATCTCACCTCACACAATAATAAGTTGTTTTATTTGGGTGAAACGAGCAGTTTCTTGAATAGGAACCGTGAATGTGTAAAGGAGTTTCATTCGACCCGATTCGTTTTCGGTTGCGACCTCTGCTTAAAAAAGTCTAAAAGACATATAAGCGAAACACGATTCCGTTGCGTCCGGCACGCAGATGAGAGAAGCTGCGGTCGGCACGCAGCTCCAATGTACAATGAAGGTTTAAGGTCGGCAAAGATCGCTCCACGTCGGTAAGGTTCGGTCTGATGACATATTACAGCCGTTTGCAGTGTGGCGGCGTTTATCGTTTTCGGCAGTTACATTTGAATGGGAATAATTAACGTAATTTCGTTTAGGAAACTGCAATATGCACTAACTGAATTACAAGTCCCAATTAGGAATGTCACAAACATTATTTCCGAATCTGCCATTCATAAAAATAGAACTTCAGCCGGAGGTAAGTGCACTTTTGGCAGCATCAATTGCATGATTGAATTAACATAATAATTGCATGCAGGTACTTTTTTCGTGCACAAATTCGCGGCATTGCAAATACTATTCACGTTTATGCAATTATCGAATACATCTTGCCTGGTTTCACTGCGCCGACCGATTCTGAAGCACCGCGCGCAGTACCCGTCAACATAACCATGTTGAATTGTCCACGTTTGAAGAACTTGCAGAAGAATTTTTAATTTCTGCAATTAAAGTTTATACATCATGGCCGACGCAGACAATTGTCTACAGGATTCTACAATGCACAAAAAGTTAAATCGCCCATTTGGCAGGTAATGAACTCATTAGACAAGGTGAAAAACTCGAATTTTCACCTTTTAAAACCTGGCTTTTCAAGCGAAAAACTCACTTTTATTATAAGTCCCTAATGCCATATAAAATCCTCTAAAGTGGAATACAAAGATTTTacgaattaaaacaaaaaaaagacaaaaaagctGACTCTTAATCAATCTTACAAAGACCTTGTGTCGGTTATAATGGGGGCAGTATTATAATTTGTGTTGAATTTGCGGCTAGTGGCAAAGGTAAGGATGGTTGAGTTCCAACAAAAGTGAATTTGAGACTGTATTGCGAActgtcgccaagagccgatggaattacagccgaattggttgaatatgatggcgaccagttacactaagtggttcatcaacttgggcTCAAGCTATCGGACaggaattaatgcctgacgattggcaacgaggcattatctgtctcatacataaaaagggagatatcacacagtgcagcaattatagaggtatcacgttgctgagtaccatctataagatattctctgctatcttgctagaccggataaccccatatgcccagaacatcattggcccataccaaagaggcttcacttcaggcaaatcagcaacaaatcagattttctctctgcagcaagcgatggaaaaactgttgaaatatggacatccgttgcaccatctttccatcgactttaaagccgcctatgatagcatagacaaggtaaaactgtacatggccctgggagaattcggtatcccgacgaaattgataaaactgactagaccgaccctgaccaatgtgcgaggccagataaaagcagcaggatcactctcaagaccatttgacatcaacaacggtctacgacaacgggatgtcttatcatgcgtcctggccctcgagaaggcaacccgtgatgctgaggtaaatgcaagaggtgcgatcctcttcaagtccacccatctACTGACCTATGCggactatatcgacatcatgggaagaacgatccgagacgtacaaactgccttcattcagatcgaacaACCGCCGCGAGATCttaagctgcacatcaatgaaggcaagacaaagtatatggtgtcaaggtcagcatcgaaaaccaaccaaccaacaacatcagaatccacgcacggttgttgtcagccaacagcttataaaaactgttccgctcgaaacgtctcaccatatggtcaaagctcttacaagacaatgatcttgccagtcctcatgtattcctcggaaacttgggttcttagtaagaaaaatcgcgaacacttggccgcgttcgagagaagaatccttcgaagaatttttagccccctacatgaggagggacttttccgtagcctacataatgacgaaatctaaaagcgataccatgaccgtccggttatggataaaatccgactcaataggttacggtgagcgggtcacttaatccatatggatgaggatgatccagcccggaaggtctataagggaccctggatggagcgatggcataggtcaggacgccagacagcttttagggatatcgaattggtggacatcggcgcaaaaccgggatgtctcgagttccttattaaggcaggcctagaccggataccggttgttgcgccattgatgatgatgataatgagtcGCCAGAACTCCCGGCAAGTCTGATTTGTTTGGTTAGAAATTGGCCATGCCggaatggcctgagtgctcttGGCAAACCTCTGCAGCCACAAAGACTATAGCAGTGTGGTATCGACTTTGTCATCACGCAACTGCTTCAGTTCACGCAGTAGTTGGCTTGGCGTACGGTCACCTACCGTTAGCTCTTCCAGTAAATGGTTAAGTTTAGTCGTCTCATTTACTGACAGGTGTTTTATGAGCTGCCCCTTTAGTCACGTATAAGAGCAGTCCTCAAGGACGTCGGAAATAAGCCCAACGACCTCCTCATCCAGCCTTGAAACGAATGACATCCGCTGACCAAAATGAATTGGGCCCCGAGTTGAAGGAACCATGCTGCCGGACTCCTACGCCAAAAGGGCGGCAGTCGTACGGACACGATTGTGATCGCGGGACTAGCCTCTATTCCGAAGGACGTCGTTTAACGGAAGCGAACAACGTAAGAGAAAGGATGCGCAAGTGGAACGAGCGGAATTCGAGGCAGAAAGAACCAGCACCTTGGCTGATAGAGTGAGAAGGAAAACGGTCCTGTACCGTCTCACGCGgcgttttttttatatttatgtttCATTTCTCAATGTGATAAAactctttatttttcttttattatattaatttatttaaattatttaattaaattgagaGGAGTCCTTCTTCTCCTCGTTTCTCTGCTCGAATTCCAACTGACACCGAGaaataattttcgctgtcaaaaattgtttttcaatgtcgTGGCCGCCACGATTCACACCTTTGTGCGTTCGACCCGCAAGTTGTTCGTTATGGCACAGAAGTGCATGTGATCTAAATTGAGAGGTGCTCCCCTTGTAGAGCTAGTTGTTGATATTATTAGTACCGCCGTTGTAAGGCTCAACGGCACCGAAGGCGCTGAATTTGCATTGTTGTACCAACGTGGATGCTGATGCTGCATTTGCAAGAACACTTGAGCACAAAGTGAATATGTTAGATCAGCTGCAGTGGTAGTTGCGGTCGAAACAGCTGTTGCAAGTGACGTAGAACTGAAGCTGCTGACGATACAGTGGTTGTACCAAAGCTTAAACTCAAACTCGTCCCACTCGAAACTGTCGAAGGAGCAATCGAGATCTCTACTTGCGAAGCCTGAATTGTTGTTGCGGTGCATGTGCTTCGTTGATTGAGATCAAAAGGGACCGGAAGAAAATTTGCGGAAGTGCTTGCGACAAAAGTTGCCGCAAGGGAATTTGATCTTCATTGAGTTTTTGTAGGAGTCCCATTAAACTTGAACTTTCTAAAGCATTTCGACCAGTTTAATTTCACTTGTCGCACGTCAAAACAAACACCACTTGCGGTTGAAGTTGAGTTCAATTGTgctatattttcttttaaattacaCTTGGGGTTACCAATTGTgataaaacactttttttattttattaatttatttaaattattaaattaaattcacaTGATTCCTTCTTCTCCTCGTTTTTTTGCTCGAACTCCAATTGAAatcgaaaaacaaatttacgctgtcaaaagttgtttttcgatgtcatggccacgACGATTCACGCCTTCgtggttcttcttctttttcttcagcctttgtcccgttcacaagcggggtcggctcgtcgtgatcggcttcgccatttggctctatcgaatgcctgatctgggtgcaatctcgaggctttcaaatccccgtccagcgtatcaagccaccgttgcttaggtctgccttttggtcgtttaccatcgacttcgatgttcagaccaatcttggcaagtgaattctcgttggcacgaattgcgtgaccataccatcgaagacgcctctctcgcaacttttccacgatcggtgcaaccccataacgatcgcggatatcctcatttcggatgtgatctaaacgtgtgacgccactagtccaacgtagcatcttcgtctccattaccgcaagacgccgttcattgtcttttatcgtcggccagcactcagaaccatagaaagcaactggacggacgacattgcggtaaattttagatttgaagcgttcgttgatacgtcgatctcaaaggacaccagttgtggaacgccacttcatccaggtatttaaatcgctcagttctgggcagatcactgccgctgacagtgattgtgcctgtttcatgaggatcggtcgtcaaaaattcagttttgtttaaattcaatctgagaccgtgttgcatgaggcgatcattccatttttgaacaagttgctcgagatcatttttgctatcagatgctaggaaaacatcatctgcataaagcagtgtgtagggcgctggacgttgaatatcccgtgtgacggtgtccataacaaggacaaagaggagtggtgagagggcacttccttgatgaataccaacagagacacgaagcggttttgatacacccgccatacctcgaactttacttttcggatcgtggtagagcaattgaacccagcgcacgagttcttctggcacgaagtgttgtcgtaaagcataccagatgagttcgtgtggtacgcggtcaaacgctttctctagatccagaaaggcaatgtaaaattGCTCGTTCCGCCAGGAtggcaataaatttaaattcaatttaaaaaaaactaatatGCATGCTTGCAACACGCAAGTTACTCGCTCCGTAACATaacctttttaaaaattttaaaaacagggcataatatttttacaattcaatcaaaaatttgactgagtTCAATTGAATTTCCATCATTGTACCTAATTAAGGTCATAGAGACCTAATAGGGAAAATTCAAAGAATCCTTGTGAATGAATTGCACATGGGAAAGGTCTCTGCGAGTTGAGTGCCGAAAATGTTAACTGACGAGCAAAAACAGCATGTCGACATTTCGAAGGACAATTTCGATAAGTTCCCAACAAATCAGGAAATTTTGCTTTGTGACAATGGATAAGATCTGGATTCATCATTTTGATCTTGAAATGAAACAACAATCTATGACTTAGAAACGGGCTTCATCACCGACGCTGAAGAAATTCAGAGTCTCCAAATGGGCGAAAAAGGTTGTGGCATACGTTTTCTGTAACTCTCAAGAAATAATTGTGGTGTAATATTTGGAAAACTACTACCAAATATGAAGCTTGGGAGAGGTCATTAAGaaaataggtaggaatacctTAACCTGTACACTTCGGTTATAAAGGATTTGgtttcatcttgtgtgagataGTTCCTATCCccgtttttccattcatacatacatagcatagctaaaaattcaaaataatccttgatatatgtatatagttcTAAACTCCAATtttgccgttcatatgagttcattttgcatgatgatgacgtcatgcacgtcttagagtgcgataaagtCACATAAAACACGAAAttttaccttctataactttgttaatattagttatatttatatataatttttttttggattttcggtttttcggttggataggttctgagaacggaaCCTGTTACACTGTTTGGCCGCACATTTTAACCTCCCACTCCCCTATGTCTCACCCACTATCGgaaataagaccagtttcgaaaagtactaatcgagcccttttatttgataccccgagtaaccatattttataaaaaaaaatttacaccttcctCCTAAACCTAACACAAAATTATTCCACTAGTTGTAAAGAGACTCATAGACCacaacatcatcagcatcaacggcgcaacaaccggtatcctgtctagggctgccttaatacgAAAATCCAGACGCCCCCGTTTTGCGCCAagatccgccaattcgatatcactaaaagctgtctagcattctggtctacgccatcgctccacatCAGGCAGGGTTttcctcgtcttgtttttctaccatagatattgctcttatagactttccgaaattcttcggaggattcctctctcgaaccaggccaagagttcgcagttttttttttgctacgaACCCAggcaaggatgaaggcgagtctcgcgcacctaaaaccgggacaaaatgtaccacctGGTCTTCCAGGGtggcggttgggtagggttgacaaccatACACGCAAAATcgatgttacaaagccacggaaggagcctcggacaggatggattttacaacgacgaatccggcaacaacaacagattaacgatttgcacattttctcatggaacgtgcgctcactGTACAGACCGCATGctgttgagcagctagccgataccctgtcccaatataaggctgatgtaacaacgttgtaagagatgcgatggacagggaccggtttcctggagaagagctactacaccatatattatagcggccatccagtaaaccctgtggtcggagtaggtttgttagtcagccaaaaaataaaacctgctgttatcggctttgaaaatataagcgaaaagctatgcactctgcgtttgcgaggccagtttagaaatataagcctcttaaacgttcacgcccctacagaggagactgcagagttggagaaggataccttctacgaggcagttgagcggaccctcgaagtctgttccaagtatgatatcaa of Hermetia illucens chromosome 4, iHerIll2.2.curated.20191125, whole genome shotgun sequence contains these proteins:
- the LOC119655665 gene encoding oxysterol-binding protein 1 isoform X2 gives rise to the protein MGETAKTLPSQVEPEMKGWLLKWTNYLKGYQRRWFVLSNGVLSYYSGQNYRSSGSMVQLNNSEKNIHFSQNRRHSKNQAEMAHTCRGTISLHGALIHTVDSCTFVISNGGTQTFHIKAGNEVERQSWVTALELAKAKAIRAIESEEEEEETTSQAIPSEELNAVVRDLSGRLENLRTCYDLISKHGTALQRALTDLESGEDIATKSKIVNERATLFRITSNAMINACSDYLQTAQSQGHKWSKMLQHERDQRQKLEEMVEQLARQHSHLEQAAHRHIPNATTSTTSDDEDNEFYDAQEEGASIASQEDAFILKIPMSNRRDSQDGAGSSSESEETKSETKQVLVVAQEENTNIMDATDKSLIPTGNLNNKDISKPVRKRRTRVPDKPNYPLNLWSIMKNCIGKELSKIPMPVNFNEPLSMLQRLTEDYEYAELLDKAAEMKDPCEQLAYVAAFTISSYSTTANRTGKPFNPLLGETYDCDRMDDLGWRCIAEQVSHHPPMAAMHCEGRSWICWQEFTMTSKFRGKYLQVIPLGLAKVDFTNSGNKYMWRKVTTTIHNIIVGKLWVDHHGDMEIVGQNAAKGIKCHLKYVPYSYFTRESQRRVKGVVMNRENEVKWVINGTWDNKIEIAPVISTSGTTDSPVYKTGVYKTIWSRRLPPTDSDKYYNFTILACQLNEPEPGVAPTDSRLRPDQRLMEEGMWNESNQEKMRLEEKQRSSRRQREAEAEQAAAEGRPYPPYEPLWFKKQREEGTDNLIYVYRGSYWESKEKQDWSRCPNIF